Proteins encoded in a region of the Luteimonas viscosa genome:
- the secY gene encoding preprotein translocase subunit SecY translates to MSGLAGAGKFTELRQRLLFVLGALIVYRIGCFIPVPGVNPDAMLQLMEQQEGTIVDMFNMFSGGALERFSLFALNVIPYISASIVMQLMVQIVPSLKAIQKEGESGRRRITQWSRIGAIPLAIFQSAGIAIALQSQGAGTGIPVVYAPGPGFVLTAIIALTAGTMFLVWLGEQVTERGIGNGVSLIIFAGIVAGLPSAVLGTIEAARNGDMSPIAVIVIAVLVLAFTYFVVFVERGQRRITVNYARRQGGRNAYMNQTSFLPLKLNMAGVIPAIFASSIIMFPATATTWFGQAGSAQWLQRVAQALSPGEPLYILLYAGLIAGFAFFYTALVFNSQETADNLKKSGALVPGIRPGKATAEYIDGVLTRLTAAGAAYLVLVCLLPEFMRAEMGVSFYFGGTSLLIVVVVVMDFIAQIQAHLMSHQYESLLKKANLKGGARTR, encoded by the coding sequence ATGTCGGGTCTGGCCGGCGCGGGCAAGTTCACCGAACTGCGCCAGCGCCTGCTGTTCGTGCTCGGTGCGCTGATCGTCTATCGCATCGGCTGTTTCATCCCGGTGCCGGGCGTGAACCCCGACGCGATGCTGCAGCTGATGGAGCAGCAGGAAGGCACCATCGTGGACATGTTCAACATGTTCTCCGGTGGCGCGCTGGAGCGCTTCAGCCTGTTCGCGTTGAACGTGATCCCCTACATCTCCGCCTCGATCGTCATGCAGCTGATGGTGCAGATCGTGCCCAGCCTGAAGGCGATCCAGAAGGAAGGCGAGTCGGGCCGGCGCAGGATCACCCAGTGGTCGCGCATCGGCGCGATCCCGCTGGCGATCTTCCAGTCGGCCGGCATCGCGATCGCGCTGCAGAGCCAGGGTGCCGGGACCGGCATCCCCGTGGTCTACGCCCCGGGCCCGGGCTTCGTGCTGACCGCGATCATCGCGCTGACCGCCGGCACCATGTTCCTGGTGTGGCTGGGCGAGCAGGTCACCGAGCGTGGCATCGGCAACGGTGTGTCGCTGATCATCTTCGCGGGCATCGTCGCGGGCCTGCCGAGTGCGGTGCTCGGTACGATCGAGGCCGCGCGCAACGGCGACATGAGCCCGATCGCGGTGATCGTGATCGCGGTGCTGGTGCTGGCCTTTACCTACTTCGTGGTGTTCGTCGAGCGCGGCCAGCGCCGGATCACGGTGAACTACGCGCGCCGCCAGGGCGGGCGCAACGCGTACATGAACCAGACCTCATTCCTGCCGCTCAAGCTCAACATGGCGGGCGTGATTCCGGCGATCTTCGCCTCGTCGATCATCATGTTCCCGGCCACCGCCACCACCTGGTTCGGCCAGGCCGGTTCGGCGCAGTGGCTGCAGCGGGTGGCGCAGGCGCTCTCGCCGGGAGAGCCGCTGTACATCCTGCTGTATGCGGGCCTGATCGCCGGGTTCGCGTTCTTCTACACCGCGCTGGTGTTCAACTCGCAGGAAACCGCCGACAACCTCAAGAAGTCCGGCGCACTGGTGCCGGGCATCCGGCCGGGCAAGGCCACCGCCGAATACATCGACGGGGTGCTGACCCGGCTGACCGCCGCCGGCGCCGCCTACCTGGTCCTGGTCTGCCTGCTGCCGGAGTTCATGCGCGCGGAGATGGGGGTGTCGTTCTACTTCGGCGGCACCTCGCTGCTGATCGTGGTGGTCGTGGTGATGGACTTCATCGCCCAGATCCAGGCCCACCTGATGTCGCACCAGTACGAAAGCCTCCTCAAAAAGGCGAACCTGAAGGGCGGAGCCCGGACGCGCTAG
- the rpsM gene encoding 30S ribosomal protein S13, which yields MARIAGVNLPAQKHVWVGLQSIYGIGRTRSKQVCEAAGVSSSTKIRDLSEPDVERLRAEVGKFVVEGDLRREVGIAIKRLMDLACYRGLRHRRGLPLRGQRTRTNARTRKGPRKAIKK from the coding sequence ATGGCGCGTATTGCAGGTGTCAACCTGCCTGCCCAGAAGCACGTCTGGGTCGGGCTGCAAAGCATCTACGGCATCGGCCGTACCCGTTCGAAGCAGGTCTGCGAAGCAGCCGGTGTGTCCTCGAGCACCAAGATCCGCGACCTGTCGGAGCCGGACGTCGAGCGCCTGCGCGCCGAGGTCGGCAAGTTCGTGGTCGAGGGCGACCTGCGCCGTGAGGTCGGCATCGCCATCAAGCGCCTGATGGACCTGGCCTGCTACCGCGGCCTGCGCCACCGCCGCGGCCTGCCCCTGCGTGGCCAGCGCACCCGGACCAACGCCCGTACCCGCAAGGGTCCGCGCAAGGCCATCAAGAAGTAA
- the rpsK gene encoding 30S ribosomal protein S11 has protein sequence MAKPAAANKQKKKIKRVVTDGIAHVHASFNNTIITITDRQGNALSWATSGGAGFRGSRKSTPFAAQVAAEKAGKDALDYGVKSLEVRIKGPGPGRESAVRSLNNVGYKITNIIDVTPIPHNGCRPPKKRRV, from the coding sequence ATGGCCAAGCCGGCAGCTGCCAACAAGCAGAAGAAGAAGATCAAGCGCGTCGTCACCGACGGCATCGCACACGTGCACGCTTCGTTCAACAACACCATCATCACGATCACCGACCGCCAGGGCAACGCGCTCTCGTGGGCGACCTCGGGCGGCGCGGGCTTCCGCGGCTCGCGCAAGTCGACCCCGTTCGCCGCGCAGGTCGCCGCCGAGAAGGCGGGCAAGGATGCGCTGGACTACGGCGTCAAGTCGCTGGAAGTCCGCATCAAGGGCCCGGGTCCGGGTCGCGAGTCGGCCGTGCGTTCGTTGAACAACGTGGGCTACAAGATCACCAACATCATCGACGTGACGCCAATCCCGCACAACGGGTGCCGTCCGCCGAAGAAGCGCCGCGTCTAA
- the rpsD gene encoding 30S ribosomal protein S4, producing the protein MARYIGPTCKLARREGADLSLKSPTRALDSKCKLEQKPGQHGAGTGARRSKLSDYALQLREKQKVKRIYGLLERQFRNYYKKASNKKGNTGENLLQLLETRLDNVVYRMGFAITRPAARQLVSHRGVTVNGKPVNLPSYQVKAGDAIALSEKAQKQMRVQEALNVSSSMDLSPSWVEVDQKKFSGVFKAVPDRGDLPADINEALIVELYSK; encoded by the coding sequence ATGGCTCGTTATATCGGTCCCACCTGCAAGCTCGCGCGTCGTGAAGGCGCCGACCTTTCGCTGAAGTCCCCGACCCGTGCGCTCGACTCCAAGTGCAAGCTGGAGCAGAAGCCCGGCCAGCATGGCGCCGGCACCGGCGCGCGTCGCAGCAAGCTTTCGGATTACGCCCTGCAGCTTCGCGAGAAGCAGAAGGTCAAGCGCATCTACGGCCTGCTGGAGCGCCAGTTCCGCAACTACTACAAGAAGGCGTCGAACAAGAAGGGCAACACGGGTGAGAACCTGCTGCAGCTCCTCGAGACGCGCCTGGACAACGTCGTCTACCGCATGGGCTTCGCGATCACCCGGCCGGCCGCGCGCCAGCTGGTCTCGCACCGCGGCGTCACGGTCAACGGCAAGCCCGTGAACCTGCCTTCCTACCAGGTCAAGGCCGGCGACGCGATCGCCCTGTCCGAGAAGGCGCAGAAGCAGATGCGCGTGCAGGAAGCGCTAAACGTCTCGTCCAGCATGGACCTGTCGCCTTCGTGGGTCGAGGTCGACCAGAAGAAGTTCAGCGGCGTGTTCAAGGCGGTCCCGGACCGCGGCGACCTGCCGGCGGACATCAACGAAGCGCTGATCGTCGAGCTGTACTCGAAGTAA
- a CDS encoding DNA-directed RNA polymerase subunit alpha, with the protein MTVTANQVLRPRGPQIERLAGNRAKVVIEPLERGYGHTLGNALRRVLLSSIPGFAITEVEIDGVLHEYSTIEGLQEDVLEVLLNLKDVAIRMGTGESSTLTLSRSGPGVVTAADIKTDHNVEILNPDHVIAHLTKDTQLNIRLKIERGFGYQPAAARRRPDEETRAIGRLMLDASFSPVRRVAYEVEAARVEQRTDLDKLVLDIETNGTIDAEEAVRTAADILTDQLSVFGDFTHRDRGGQKAATPGVDPILLRPIDDLELTVRSANCLKAESIYYIGDLIQKTEVELLKTPNLGKKSLTEIKEVLAQRGLSLGMKLENWPPAGVSQHGMLG; encoded by the coding sequence ATGACAGTTACCGCCAACCAGGTCCTGCGCCCCCGTGGTCCCCAGATCGAACGCCTCGCCGGAAACCGCGCGAAGGTGGTGATCGAACCCCTCGAGCGCGGTTACGGCCACACCCTCGGCAACGCGCTGCGTCGCGTGCTGCTTTCGTCGATCCCGGGTTTCGCGATCACCGAGGTCGAAATCGACGGCGTGCTGCACGAGTACAGCACGATCGAAGGGCTGCAGGAGGACGTGCTCGAAGTCCTGCTCAACCTCAAGGACGTTGCTATCCGCATGGGCACCGGCGAGAGCTCGACGCTCACGCTGAGCAGGTCCGGGCCGGGTGTCGTCACCGCCGCCGACATCAAGACCGACCACAACGTCGAGATCCTCAATCCCGACCACGTGATCGCGCACCTGACCAAGGACACCCAGCTCAACATCCGCCTGAAGATCGAGCGCGGCTTCGGCTACCAGCCGGCCGCCGCGCGCCGTCGCCCGGACGAGGAAACCCGCGCCATCGGTCGGCTGATGCTCGACGCCTCGTTCTCGCCGGTGCGCCGCGTGGCCTATGAAGTCGAAGCGGCACGCGTCGAACAGCGCACCGATCTCGACAAGCTGGTGCTCGACATCGAGACCAACGGCACGATCGACGCCGAGGAAGCCGTGCGCACCGCCGCCGACATCCTCACCGACCAGCTGAGCGTGTTCGGCGACTTCACCCACCGCGACCGCGGCGGCCAGAAGGCGGCGACCCCGGGCGTGGATCCGATCCTGCTGCGCCCGATCGACGACCTCGAGCTGACCGTGCGTTCGGCCAACTGCCTCAAGGCCGAGAGCATCTACTACATCGGCGACCTGATCCAGAAGACCGAGGTCGAGCTGCTCAAGACCCCGAACCTGGGCAAGAAGTCGCTCACCGAGATCAAGGAAGTCCTCGCCCAGCGCGGCCTGTCGCTCGGCATGAAGCTCGAGAACTGGCCGCCGGCCGGCGTCTCGCAGCACGGAATGCTGGGGTGA
- the rplQ gene encoding 50S ribosomal protein L17, whose amino-acid sequence MRHQKAGRKFNRTSAHRDAMFSNMAASLFKHELIKTTLPKAKELRRVAEPLITVGKVDSVANRRLAFSRLRDKEAVGNLFTTLGPRYASRPGGYLRILKCGFRAGDNAPMAYVELVDRPQADAE is encoded by the coding sequence ATGCGCCACCAGAAAGCCGGTCGCAAGTTCAACCGCACCAGCGCGCACCGCGATGCGATGTTCAGCAACATGGCCGCGTCGCTGTTCAAGCACGAACTGATCAAGACCACCCTGCCCAAGGCCAAGGAGCTGCGCCGCGTCGCAGAGCCGCTGATCACCGTCGGCAAGGTCGACAGCGTCGCCAATCGCCGCCTCGCCTTTTCGCGCCTGCGCGACAAGGAAGCGGTCGGCAACCTGTTCACCACGCTGGGGCCGCGCTATGCGAGCCGTCCCGGCGGCTACCTGCGCATCCTCAAGTGCGGCTTCCGGGCCGGCGACAATGCGCCGATGGCGTACGTCGAACTGGTGGACCGCCCGCAGGCCGACGCCGAGTAA
- a CDS encoding disulfide bond formation protein B, which produces MNPFRWSFRFQMLAAAAICFALIGFAIYSQFAWGLKPCPLCIFQRIAFAALGLVLLLAGLHAPRGTGGRRAWGLLALAAAMAGIGVAARHVWLQMFPPEIPACGAPFAFMRETMDTPGLIRQVLIGTGDCGAVDWTFLGLSMPWWSLVWFVLLAAWALLASFRRR; this is translated from the coding sequence ATGAACCCCTTCCGCTGGTCGTTCCGCTTCCAGATGCTGGCCGCCGCGGCGATCTGCTTCGCGCTGATCGGCTTCGCGATCTACAGCCAGTTCGCCTGGGGGTTGAAGCCGTGCCCGCTGTGCATCTTCCAGCGCATCGCCTTCGCTGCGCTCGGCCTGGTGCTGCTGCTGGCGGGATTGCATGCGCCGCGCGGGACGGGCGGGCGCCGCGCCTGGGGATTGCTGGCGCTGGCCGCGGCGATGGCGGGGATCGGGGTCGCCGCACGGCATGTCTGGCTGCAAATGTTCCCCCCCGAAATCCCTGCATGCGGCGCCCCGTTCGCGTTCATGCGCGAGACCATGGACACCCCCGGACTGATCCGGCAGGTGCTGATCGGCACCGGCGACTGCGGCGCGGTGGACTGGACCTTCCTCGGCCTGTCGATGCCCTGGTGGAGCCTAGTCTGGTTCGTGCTGCTGGCCGCTTGGGCGCTTCTGGCCTCGTTCCGGCGGCGCTGA
- a CDS encoding class II 3-deoxy-7-phosphoheptulonate synthase, translated as MTRHDRPLQAVNLPSEWHPGSWRTRPALQLPTYPDEDALAEVQAELRALPPLVTSWEILALKQQLAEAQEGRRFLLQGGDCAENFGECSSDIISNRLKVLLQMSLVLVHGMKLPVVRVGRFAGQYAKPRSADTEVRDGVELPSYRGDIVNGPAFTAQARVPDPRRMIKAHARSAMTMNFVRSLIDGGFADLHHPEYWGLGWVKQSPLAGEYQKMVAGIGDAVRFMETLAGAQVHNLNRVDFYTSHEALLLPYEEAQTRQVPRQWGWFNLSTHFPWVGMRTAALDGAHTEYFRGIRNPIAVKVGPSVTPDQLLRLIDVLNPDDEPGRLGLIHRMGASHVAAKLPALLEAVKRDGRRVLWICDAMHGNTESTSNGYKTRRFDNIRSEIEQSFDIHAAAGTRLGGVHLELTGEDVTECTGGARDLTEVDLERAYRSAVDPRLNYEQALETAMLIVRKHAQLNPPVSA; from the coding sequence ATGACCAGGCACGACCGACCCCTGCAAGCAGTGAACCTCCCGTCCGAATGGCATCCCGGCAGCTGGCGTACGCGCCCGGCGCTGCAACTGCCGACCTATCCGGACGAAGACGCGCTCGCCGAGGTGCAGGCCGAACTGCGCGCGCTGCCGCCGCTGGTGACCTCGTGGGAGATCCTCGCGCTCAAGCAGCAGCTGGCCGAGGCCCAGGAGGGCAGGCGCTTCCTGCTGCAGGGCGGCGATTGCGCCGAGAACTTCGGCGAATGCAGTTCCGACATCATTTCCAACCGGCTCAAGGTGCTGCTGCAGATGAGCCTGGTGCTCGTGCACGGGATGAAGCTGCCGGTGGTGCGCGTGGGCCGCTTCGCAGGCCAGTACGCCAAGCCCCGTTCGGCCGATACCGAGGTGCGCGACGGCGTGGAGCTGCCCAGCTACCGCGGCGACATCGTCAACGGCCCCGCCTTCACCGCGCAGGCGCGCGTGCCGGATCCGAGGCGCATGATCAAGGCGCACGCGCGCTCGGCGATGACGATGAATTTCGTCCGCTCGCTGATCGACGGCGGCTTCGCCGACCTGCACCACCCGGAATACTGGGGACTGGGCTGGGTGAAGCAGTCGCCGCTCGCAGGCGAATACCAGAAGATGGTGGCGGGCATCGGCGACGCCGTGCGCTTCATGGAAACGCTGGCCGGCGCCCAGGTGCACAACCTCAACCGGGTGGACTTCTACACCTCGCACGAGGCGCTGCTGCTGCCCTACGAGGAAGCACAGACGCGCCAGGTGCCGCGGCAGTGGGGCTGGTTCAACCTCAGCACCCATTTCCCCTGGGTGGGCATGCGCACCGCCGCGCTCGACGGCGCGCACACCGAGTACTTCCGCGGTATCCGCAACCCGATCGCGGTCAAGGTCGGTCCGTCGGTGACACCGGACCAGTTGCTCAGGCTGATCGACGTGCTCAACCCGGACGACGAGCCGGGCCGCCTCGGCCTGATCCACCGCATGGGCGCTTCGCACGTGGCGGCGAAACTGCCCGCGCTGCTCGAGGCGGTGAAGCGCGATGGTCGCCGGGTGCTGTGGATCTGCGACGCGATGCACGGCAACACCGAGTCGACCAGCAACGGCTACAAGACACGCCGCTTCGACAACATCCGCAGCGAGATCGAGCAGTCGTTCGACATCCATGCCGCCGCCGGCACCCGCCTGGGCGGCGTGCACCTGGAACTGACCGGCGAGGACGTCACCGAATGCACCGGCGGCGCCCGGGACCTGACCGAGGTCGACCTGGAGCGTGCCTACCGTTCCGCCGTCGACCCGCGCCTGAACTACGAGCAGGCGCTGGAAACGGCGATGCTGATCGTGCGCAAGCACGCTCAGCTCAATCCTCCGGTCAGCGCCTGA
- a CDS encoding 2'-5' RNA ligase family protein produces MSHALFPGWRPDAGGRERLATLVTALTAARLDRAPKLQMRRPDQWHATLCFIGYDLGHLVTPTLLDAFAGAAMRIPPHTFTIERIAYWRQSGAVVALPHASHELQALCDATRDAIRRCGIAPAQVTTQPHVTLAYLDRGLDEQGWLSDIGCTGEPLRVDRFELLFNPGGRYEALGNWRLAGTSLPAPPRQGSLL; encoded by the coding sequence GTGAGCCATGCGCTGTTCCCGGGCTGGCGGCCGGATGCCGGTGGGCGGGAACGACTGGCGACGCTTGTCACCGCCCTGACCGCGGCGCGCCTGGATCGCGCGCCGAAGCTGCAGATGCGCCGTCCGGACCAGTGGCACGCGACCTTGTGCTTCATCGGCTACGACCTGGGCCATCTCGTCACCCCAACCCTGCTCGACGCCTTCGCCGGCGCGGCGATGCGGATCCCGCCGCACACCTTCACCATCGAGCGCATCGCCTACTGGCGGCAGTCGGGCGCAGTCGTTGCCCTGCCACATGCCAGCCATGAACTGCAGGCCTTGTGCGATGCCACCCGCGACGCGATCCGCCGCTGCGGCATCGCTCCGGCACAGGTCACTACGCAACCCCATGTCACGCTCGCCTACCTCGACCGCGGCCTGGACGAACAGGGCTGGCTCTCCGACATCGGCTGCACCGGCGAACCGCTGCGCGTCGACCGGTTCGAACTGTTGTTCAATCCAGGAGGCCGCTACGAGGCGCTCGGGAATTGGAGATTGGCCGGCACTAGCCTGCCCGCGCCGCCCAGGCAGGGCTCATTGCTGTGA
- the typA gene encoding translational GTPase TypA — protein sequence MSIERLRNIAIVAHVDHGKTTLVDCLLKQSGTLSERTVLAERVMDSNDQEKERGITILAKNTAITWQGNRINIVDTPGHADFGGEVERVLSMVDSVLILVDAMDGPMPQTRFVTQKAFAMGFRPIVVVNKIDRPGARPDWVIDQVFDLFDKLGATNEQLDFPIVYASALHGYASLDDSVREGDMTPLYEAIMQHVPAPSVDPDGPFQMRISQLDYSNFVGLIGIGRIQRGKVKKNMPVSVVDREGRKRQGKIAQVLGFLGLERIDAEQAEAGDIVAIAGVQDLSISDTICALDTPEALPALTVDEPTISMTFQVNNSPFAGHKEFSGGKFITSRQLRERLERETLHNVALKVEETGDADKFLVSGRGELHLSVLIENMRREGFELAVSRPEVIIKEIDGQLMEPVEQLVVDIEEQHQGGVMEKLGTRRAQLKNMEPDGKGRVRLDYMIPARGLIGFQNEFRTLTQGSGLLFHVFDHYGPKETGAIAKRQNGVMIANAPGVTPAYSLGPLEDRGRLFAAEGDNVYEGQLVGIHSKDNDLTVNVIKPKPLTNVRASGKDDAIKLTPALKYSLEQALDFIEDDELVEVTPKEIRLRKKMLTESDRKRASRAA from the coding sequence ATGTCCATCGAACGCCTGCGCAACATCGCCATCGTCGCCCACGTCGACCACGGCAAGACCACCCTCGTCGATTGCCTGCTCAAACAGTCCGGCACGCTCAGCGAGCGCACCGTGCTCGCCGAGCGCGTCATGGACAGCAACGACCAGGAGAAGGAACGCGGCATCACCATCCTGGCCAAGAACACCGCCATCACCTGGCAGGGCAACCGGATCAACATCGTCGACACGCCCGGGCACGCCGACTTCGGCGGCGAGGTCGAGCGCGTGCTGTCGATGGTCGACTCGGTGCTGATCCTGGTCGATGCGATGGACGGGCCGATGCCGCAGACGCGCTTCGTCACCCAGAAGGCCTTCGCGATGGGTTTCCGCCCGATCGTGGTGGTCAACAAGATCGACCGCCCGGGCGCGCGTCCGGACTGGGTGATCGACCAGGTGTTCGACCTGTTCGACAAGCTCGGCGCGACCAACGAGCAGCTCGACTTCCCGATCGTCTACGCCTCGGCGCTGCACGGCTACGCCAGCCTCGACGACAGCGTGCGCGAGGGCGACATGACCCCTCTGTACGAGGCGATCATGCAGCATGTGCCGGCGCCGTCGGTGGATCCCGATGGCCCGTTCCAGATGCGCATCAGCCAGCTCGACTACAGCAACTTCGTCGGCCTGATCGGCATCGGCCGCATCCAGCGCGGCAAGGTGAAGAAGAACATGCCGGTCAGCGTGGTCGACCGCGAGGGCAGGAAGCGCCAGGGCAAGATCGCACAGGTGCTGGGCTTCCTGGGTCTGGAGCGGATCGACGCCGAACAGGCCGAAGCCGGCGACATCGTGGCCATCGCCGGCGTCCAGGACCTCAGCATCTCCGACACCATCTGCGCGCTGGACACGCCCGAGGCGCTGCCGGCGCTGACCGTCGACGAACCGACGATCAGCATGACCTTCCAGGTCAACAACTCGCCGTTCGCCGGGCACAAGGAATTCTCCGGCGGCAAGTTCATCACCAGCCGTCAGCTGCGCGAGCGCCTGGAGCGCGAGACGCTGCACAACGTCGCGCTCAAGGTCGAGGAGACCGGGGACGCGGACAAGTTCCTGGTGTCCGGCCGCGGCGAACTGCACCTGTCGGTGCTGATCGAGAACATGCGCCGCGAAGGTTTCGAGCTCGCGGTATCGCGCCCGGAAGTCATCATCAAGGAAATCGACGGCCAGTTGATGGAGCCGGTCGAACAGCTGGTGGTCGACATCGAGGAGCAGCACCAGGGCGGCGTGATGGAGAAGCTCGGCACGCGACGCGCGCAGCTCAAGAACATGGAGCCCGACGGCAAGGGCCGCGTTCGCCTGGACTACATGATTCCCGCGCGCGGCCTGATCGGCTTCCAGAACGAGTTCCGCACCCTCACCCAGGGTTCGGGCCTGCTGTTCCACGTCTTCGACCATTACGGGCCGAAGGAAACCGGCGCGATCGCCAAGCGCCAGAACGGCGTGATGATCGCCAACGCCCCCGGCGTGACGCCGGCGTACTCGCTGGGCCCGCTGGAAGATCGCGGCCGCCTGTTCGCCGCCGAGGGCGACAACGTCTACGAGGGCCAGCTGGTCGGCATCCATTCCAAGGACAACGACCTCACGGTCAACGTCATCAAGCCCAAGCCGCTGACCAACGTCCGCGCCTCGGGCAAGGACGACGCCATCAAGCTCACGCCTGCGCTCAAGTACTCGCTGGAGCAGGCGCTCGACTTCATCGAGGACGACGAGCTGGTGGAAGTGACGCCGAAGGAAATCCGCCTGCGCAAGAAGATGCTCACCGAGAGCGACCGCAAGCGGGCCAGCCGCGCGGCGTGA
- a CDS encoding peptidylprolyl isomerase — protein MTLFATFDTDRGAIKVELHADKAPLTVANFVNLARRGFYDGLAFHRVIPDFMIQGGCPEGSGRGGPGYRFEDETGNGVKHDRGVLSMANAGPNTNGSQFFITHIKTDWLDGKHTVFGKVTEGLDVVDAVKQGDAIRSVKIEGDAESALAAQADRVAEWNRILAA, from the coding sequence ATGACCCTTTTCGCCACTTTCGACACCGACCGCGGCGCCATCAAGGTCGAACTGCACGCCGACAAGGCCCCGCTGACGGTCGCCAACTTCGTCAACCTGGCCCGCCGGGGCTTCTACGACGGGCTGGCGTTCCACCGCGTGATCCCGGATTTCATGATCCAGGGCGGTTGCCCCGAGGGCTCCGGCCGCGGCGGCCCGGGCTACCGTTTCGAGGACGAGACCGGCAACGGCGTGAAGCACGACCGCGGGGTGCTGTCGATGGCCAACGCCGGCCCGAACACCAACGGCAGCCAGTTCTTCATCACCCATATCAAGACCGACTGGCTGGACGGCAAGCACACCGTGTTCGGCAAGGTCACCGAGGGGCTGGACGTGGTCGACGCGGTGAAGCAGGGCGACGCGATCCGCTCGGTGAAGATCGAGGGCGACGCCGAGTCCGCGCTGGCGGCGCAGGCCGACCGCGTGGCGGAGTGGAACAGGATCCTGGCCGCCTGA
- a CDS encoding aminotransferase class I/II-fold pyridoxal phosphate-dependent enzyme, which yields MPQLARRMGRAKPSAIMLVAEKARQLKAQGRDIISFSIGVPNFLPGAHVYEAARIALERDSGQYGSNRGTDALLDAFLKHIESAGLTGYTRAHCATGIGAKHVLYNLCEALLDEGDGFAFATPYWTTYVDIGEIVGARIQLLPCPPEQDYKLVPDQLEAALASKPKIFLFNNPANPTGMVYTREEISALADVVARHPDTWIITDDIYHRMVFDGVGYHNFLHARPELRERVIFVDSLSKTYGMPGWRVGFMAGPEAVARAVTTLNSNHITNVPEVATAAAIAAFDGPQDVPAAKVVEFQARRDQVMAALESIPGLVCPMPRGAFYAFPDVSVAFGRTHTPTGLRIESDVDLCNALLEAKGVACVPGSAFGEPRALRISYTCPEAQLAPGLQRFREFFAELA from the coding sequence ATGCCGCAACTCGCCCGCCGCATGGGTCGTGCCAAGCCGAGCGCGATCATGCTCGTCGCCGAGAAGGCGCGGCAGCTCAAGGCGCAGGGGCGCGACATCATCAGCTTCTCGATCGGGGTCCCGAACTTCCTGCCGGGCGCCCATGTCTACGAGGCCGCGCGCATCGCGCTCGAACGCGACAGCGGGCAGTACGGCAGCAACCGGGGCACGGATGCGCTGCTGGATGCGTTCCTGAAGCACATCGAATCCGCCGGACTGACCGGCTACACCCGGGCCCATTGCGCCACCGGCATCGGTGCCAAGCACGTGCTCTACAACCTGTGCGAGGCGCTGCTCGACGAGGGCGACGGGTTCGCGTTCGCCACGCCCTACTGGACCACCTACGTCGACATCGGCGAAATCGTGGGCGCCCGCATCCAGCTGCTGCCGTGCCCGCCGGAACAGGATTACAAGCTGGTACCGGACCAGCTCGAGGCCGCGCTGGCGTCGAAGCCGAAGATCTTCCTGTTCAACAATCCCGCGAACCCGACGGGCATGGTCTACACGCGCGAGGAAATCTCCGCGCTGGCGGACGTGGTCGCACGGCACCCGGACACCTGGATCATCACCGACGACATCTACCACCGCATGGTGTTCGACGGCGTGGGCTACCACAATTTCCTGCACGCGCGCCCCGAGCTGCGCGAGCGCGTGATCTTCGTCGACTCTCTGTCCAAGACCTACGGCATGCCGGGCTGGCGGGTCGGCTTCATGGCCGGTCCCGAGGCGGTGGCCAGGGCGGTGACGACACTCAACTCGAACCACATCACCAACGTGCCGGAAGTGGCGACGGCCGCGGCGATCGCCGCGTTCGACGGGCCGCAGGACGTTCCCGCGGCCAAGGTCGTCGAATTCCAGGCCAGGCGCGACCAGGTGATGGCGGCGCTCGAATCGATCCCCGGCCTGGTGTGCCCGATGCCGCGGGGCGCGTTCTACGCCTTCCCCGACGTCAGCGTCGCGTTCGGCCGGACGCACACGCCCACCGGCCTGCGGATCGAGAGCGACGTCGATCTGTGCAATGCGCTGCTTGAAGCCAAGGGCGTCGCCTGCGTGCCGGGCTCGGCCTTCGGCGAACCCCGTGCGCTGCGCATCTCCTACACCTGCCCGGAGGCGCAGCTCGCGCCGGGCCTGCAGCGCTTCCGCGAATTCTTCGCGGAACTGGCCTGA